One genomic window of Tribolium castaneum strain GA2 chromosome 10, icTriCast1.1, whole genome shotgun sequence includes the following:
- the LOC660969 gene encoding F-BAR domain only protein 2 isoform X4 — protein sequence MTVDFNDYFWGEKNNGFDVLYHNMKYGLVASKDLAELLRERSNIEENNSKLLAKFAKQAGSCCNQGTFAPLWQVLKTSAERLSALHMQMVQKVSDLVKEVNKYAEELHKKHKTVKEDESGTLESVQAMQNVTLMVQKCKDTYTQRGQELDKLRKDNASPKEIEKAELKMKKAQEEYKSYVEKYTVIKDEFEKKMSVTCKNFQELEVAHLGHMKEFLNSYAEVVEWTHEQMGKVHKEFRQQCLELTVDQLLEQFVRNKSTGLERPGFLRSRREKAKQKKSKKKVKDNVDTQSNKEEKSDMEEKDESQRTQPPPEPSAPELDEDGYVIRPNVPHSWNNEKGSFYSSSDSDTDDERERKIHVEIKPLNNGSAPMSASVDELRATVENLYLSPTGGAYGRRGSNLDNQDLAMKRSQSVSQQLGKPSSDLLGLNFVQSPNASNSSTPTSSHPYAPLQSPSQLALNSPTLSASSRYADLGDLLSEDGEAAPGGATKQPLRQTPTPTSGYMSIPRPPSRRSDPSRHINQSNISRADSISSLEFRTACVPVGVSRGPSPLTIGMADTIPLAVAFHEIVHSYFRGADETRCQVKMSGEMMLSFPAGIVTILANNPNPAKLVFRVKNTQRLVNILPNKQLVAIDNGQSSTDNLVLEFNMSALSALLKKQSEQNPSASYFNVDILKYQIKAKPGANSCPFQLVAYWKCTSSHTDLKVDYKYNSHSMSSPTPLLNVTVAVPVDGGVKNHQLKPAAQWLADSNRVIWKFTELSQHSENHGVGSMLARFELENGPTNPATISAAFNCEGTTLSGIEFQLVGTGYRLSLVKRRFISGKYICDGDLKYSSGTGTPSTGSAAASTVSSTGDPNC from the exons ATGACCGTCGACTTCAACGATTATTTTTGG GGCGAGAAGAACAATGGGTTCGACGTTCTATACCATAACATGAAATATGGCCTAGTTGCTAGCAAAGATCTTGCCGAATTGCTCAGAGAACG ATCAAACATTGAAGAGAACAACTCGAAACTACTTGCCAAGTTCGCCAAGCAAGCAGGAAGTTGTTGCAATCAAGGCACTTTTGCCCCATTATGGCAAGTCTTGAAGACCTCGGCGGAGCGTCTTTCGGCGCTCCACATGCAAATGGTGCAAAAAGTGAGCGACTTGGTCAAGGAAGTGAACAAATACGCCGAGGAACTTCACAAAAAACACAAGACTGTCAAGGAGGACGAATCTGGGACTCTGGAGTCGGTCCAGGCCATGCAGAATGTGACTTTAATGGTACAAAAATGCAAAGACACCTACACCCAGCGGGGACAGGAATTAGATAAGCTGCGCAAAGATAACGCCAGTCCGAAGGAGATAGAGAAAGCCGagttgaaaatgaaaaaagcgCAGGAGGAGTACAAATCCTACGTTGAGAAATACACAGTTATCAAAGACGAGTTCGAGAAGAAAATGTCAGTCACTTGTAAGAACTTCCAAGAGCTGGAAGTTGCCCATTTGGGCCATATGAAGGAGTTCTTGAATTCGTACGCAGAGGTCGTAGAGTGGACACACGAACAAATGGGGAAGGTCCACAAGGAGTTCAGACAGCAGTGTCTTGAGCTTACCGTGGATCAGTTGCTCGAACAGTTCGTTCGCAACAAATCCACGGGACTTGAAAGGCCAG GGTTTTTACGTAGTAGGCGCGAAAAAGCTAAGCAAAAGAAATCCAAAAAGAAAGTCAAAGATAATGTAGATACTCAAAGcaataaagaagaaaaatcaGACAT GGAGGAAAAAGACGAATCTCAACGAACCCAACCACCACCGGAGCCAAGTGCTCCTGAACTGGACGAGGACGGTTACGTCATAAGACCAAACGTTCCTCATAGTTGGAATAACGAAAAAGGGAGTTTCTACTCCTCATCTGACTCCGATACAG ATGACGAACGCGAACGCAAAATCCATGTTGAAATAAAGCCTTTAAATAACGGTTCTGCACCTATGTCAGCTTCAGTAGATGAGTTGCGGGCAACAGTAGAAAATCTCTATTTATCACCGACTGGGGGCGCGTATGGCCGCCGCGGCTCTAATTTAGACAACCAAGATCTAGCAATGAAACGTTCCCAATCAGTCTCCCAACAACTCGGTAAACCCAGTAGTGACCTATTGGGTTTGAATTTTGTCCAAAGTCCCAACGCATCAAACTCCTCCACTCCAACAAGCTCCCATCCTTACGCTCCGTTGCAGAGCCCGTCTCAGTTGGCTTTAAACTCGCCAACACTTTCAGCGTCCTCGCGATATGCTGATTTAGGCGACTTGTTGTCTGAGGATGGTGAAGCTGCACCTGGAGGTGCAACCAAGCAGCCTTTGCGCCAAACTCCAACACCCACTTCCGGGTATATGTCGATTCCGAGACCGCCGTCTCGCCGGTCTGATCCTTCGCGACATATTAATCAAAGTAATATTTCACGAGCTGATAGTATTAGTAGTTTGGAATTCCGCACTGCTTGTGTTCCTGTGGGGGTCTCAAGGGGACCTTCGCCGCTTACCATTGGCATGGCTGACACAATTCCGTTAGCGGTCGCGTTTCACGAAATTGTTCATTCGTACTTCCGGGGAGCAGACGAGACCAG ATGTCAGGTGAAAATGTCGGGTGAGATGATGTTGTCGTTCCCTGCCGGTATTGTTACAATCCTCGCAAATAATCCGAATCCGGCTAAACTAGTCTTTCGGGTGAAGAACACCCAAAGGCTTGTAAATATATTACCTAATAAGCAACTAGTGGCTAT TGATAACGGACAATCATCAACTGATAATTTAGTCTTGGAATTTAATATGTCCGCTTTAAGTGCATTGTTAAAAAAGCAATCGGAACAAAACCCTAGCGCCTCGTATTTCAATGTAGACATATTAAAATACCAA ATTAAAGCAAAGCCTGGCGCGAATTCGTGCCCATTTCAACTCGTGGCCTATTGGAAATGTACAAGTTCGCATACAGATTTAAAGGTGGATTACAAATACAATTCACATTCCATGAGTTCTCCTACCCCGTTACTCAACGTAACTGTGGCAGTTCCTGTCGATGGTGGTGTGAAAAACCACCAATTAAAACCAGCGGCTCAGTG GTTGGCCGATTCAAACCGTGTGATTTGGAAGTTTACCGAGTTGTCCCAACATTCGGAAAATCATGGCGTCGGCTCGATGTTAGCTCGTTTCGAATTAGAAAACGGCCCCACTAACCCGGCCACGATTTCCGCCGCATTCAATTGTGAAGGTACCACTCTTTCAGGAATTGAGTTTCAGCTGGTGGGCACCGGGTATCGGCTATCTCTAGTCAAAAGGCGGTTTATATCCGGGAAGTATATTTGTGATGGCGATTTGAAGTATAGCTCGGGTACCGGGACGCCGTCCACTGGATCTGCGGCTGCGAGCACGGTCTCCTCGACCGGCGATCCAAACTGCTAG
- the LOC660969 gene encoding F-BAR domain only protein 2 isoform X1 — translation MTVDFNDYFWGEKNNGFDVLYHNMKYGLVASKDLAELLRERSNIEENNSKLLAKFAKQAGSCCNQGTFAPLWQVLKTSAERLSALHMQMVQKVSDLVKEVNKYAEELHKKHKTVKEDESGTLESVQAMQNVTLMVQKCKDTYTQRGQELDKLRKDNASPKEIEKAELKMKKAQEEYKSYVEKYTVIKDEFEKKMSVTCKNFQELEVAHLGHMKEFLNSYAEVVEWTHEQMGKVHKEFRQQCLELTVDQLLEQFVRNKSTGLERPGIVDIEEALMSPTQDSESSKPSKREGNGNSDQSVPTHAKTSRRTTSLLNLFMSNSQGSRESRAGPCSAPSSPTSPEGDQQLTRHSHRGSKWFLRSRREKAKQKKSKKKVKDNVDTQSNKEEKSDMEEKDESQRTQPPPEPSAPELDEDGYVIRPNVPHSWNNEKGSFYSSSDSDTDDERERKIHVEIKPLNNGSAPMSASVDELRATVENLYLSPTGGAYGRRGSNLDNQDLAMKRSQSVSQQLGKPSSDLLGLNFVQSPNASNSSTPTSSHPYAPLQSPSQLALNSPTLSASSRYADLGDLLSEDGEAAPGGATKQPLRQTPTPTSGYMSIPRPPSRRSDPSRHINQSNISRADSISSLEFRTACVPVGVSRGPSPLTIGMADTIPLAVAFHEIVHSYFRGADETRCQVKMSGEMMLSFPAGIVTILANNPNPAKLVFRVKNTQRLVNILPNKQLVAIDNGQSSTDNLVLEFNMSALSALLKKQSEQNPSASYFNVDILKYQIKAKPGANSCPFQLVAYWKCTSSHTDLKVDYKYNSHSMSSPTPLLNVTVAVPVDGGVKNHQLKPAAQWLADSNRVIWKFTELSQHSENHGVGSMLARFELENGPTNPATISAAFNCEGTTLSGIEFQLVGTGYRLSLVKRRFISGKYICDGDLKYSSGTGTPSTGSAAASTVSSTGDPNC, via the exons ATGACCGTCGACTTCAACGATTATTTTTGG GGCGAGAAGAACAATGGGTTCGACGTTCTATACCATAACATGAAATATGGCCTAGTTGCTAGCAAAGATCTTGCCGAATTGCTCAGAGAACG ATCAAACATTGAAGAGAACAACTCGAAACTACTTGCCAAGTTCGCCAAGCAAGCAGGAAGTTGTTGCAATCAAGGCACTTTTGCCCCATTATGGCAAGTCTTGAAGACCTCGGCGGAGCGTCTTTCGGCGCTCCACATGCAAATGGTGCAAAAAGTGAGCGACTTGGTCAAGGAAGTGAACAAATACGCCGAGGAACTTCACAAAAAACACAAGACTGTCAAGGAGGACGAATCTGGGACTCTGGAGTCGGTCCAGGCCATGCAGAATGTGACTTTAATGGTACAAAAATGCAAAGACACCTACACCCAGCGGGGACAGGAATTAGATAAGCTGCGCAAAGATAACGCCAGTCCGAAGGAGATAGAGAAAGCCGagttgaaaatgaaaaaagcgCAGGAGGAGTACAAATCCTACGTTGAGAAATACACAGTTATCAAAGACGAGTTCGAGAAGAAAATGTCAGTCACTTGTAAGAACTTCCAAGAGCTGGAAGTTGCCCATTTGGGCCATATGAAGGAGTTCTTGAATTCGTACGCAGAGGTCGTAGAGTGGACACACGAACAAATGGGGAAGGTCCACAAGGAGTTCAGACAGCAGTGTCTTGAGCTTACCGTGGATCAGTTGCTCGAACAGTTCGTTCGCAACAAATCCACGGGACTTGAAAGGCCAG GTATAGTTGATATAGAGGAGGCGCTGATGTCGCCCACGCAAGACTCGGAGAGTTCGAAACCATCTAAGCGCGAAGGTAATGGCAATAGCGACCAGTCCGTGCCAACACATGCCAAAACTTCCCGCCGTACAACTTCCCTCCTCAATCTCTTCATGTCTAACTCCCAGG GATCACGCGAGAGCCGAGCCGGCCCATGCAGCGCGCCTTCGAGTCCGACAAGTCCGGAAGGGGACCAACAGCTGACACGACACTCCCACCGTGGATCTAAGT GGTTTTTACGTAGTAGGCGCGAAAAAGCTAAGCAAAAGAAATCCAAAAAGAAAGTCAAAGATAATGTAGATACTCAAAGcaataaagaagaaaaatcaGACAT GGAGGAAAAAGACGAATCTCAACGAACCCAACCACCACCGGAGCCAAGTGCTCCTGAACTGGACGAGGACGGTTACGTCATAAGACCAAACGTTCCTCATAGTTGGAATAACGAAAAAGGGAGTTTCTACTCCTCATCTGACTCCGATACAG ATGACGAACGCGAACGCAAAATCCATGTTGAAATAAAGCCTTTAAATAACGGTTCTGCACCTATGTCAGCTTCAGTAGATGAGTTGCGGGCAACAGTAGAAAATCTCTATTTATCACCGACTGGGGGCGCGTATGGCCGCCGCGGCTCTAATTTAGACAACCAAGATCTAGCAATGAAACGTTCCCAATCAGTCTCCCAACAACTCGGTAAACCCAGTAGTGACCTATTGGGTTTGAATTTTGTCCAAAGTCCCAACGCATCAAACTCCTCCACTCCAACAAGCTCCCATCCTTACGCTCCGTTGCAGAGCCCGTCTCAGTTGGCTTTAAACTCGCCAACACTTTCAGCGTCCTCGCGATATGCTGATTTAGGCGACTTGTTGTCTGAGGATGGTGAAGCTGCACCTGGAGGTGCAACCAAGCAGCCTTTGCGCCAAACTCCAACACCCACTTCCGGGTATATGTCGATTCCGAGACCGCCGTCTCGCCGGTCTGATCCTTCGCGACATATTAATCAAAGTAATATTTCACGAGCTGATAGTATTAGTAGTTTGGAATTCCGCACTGCTTGTGTTCCTGTGGGGGTCTCAAGGGGACCTTCGCCGCTTACCATTGGCATGGCTGACACAATTCCGTTAGCGGTCGCGTTTCACGAAATTGTTCATTCGTACTTCCGGGGAGCAGACGAGACCAG ATGTCAGGTGAAAATGTCGGGTGAGATGATGTTGTCGTTCCCTGCCGGTATTGTTACAATCCTCGCAAATAATCCGAATCCGGCTAAACTAGTCTTTCGGGTGAAGAACACCCAAAGGCTTGTAAATATATTACCTAATAAGCAACTAGTGGCTAT TGATAACGGACAATCATCAACTGATAATTTAGTCTTGGAATTTAATATGTCCGCTTTAAGTGCATTGTTAAAAAAGCAATCGGAACAAAACCCTAGCGCCTCGTATTTCAATGTAGACATATTAAAATACCAA ATTAAAGCAAAGCCTGGCGCGAATTCGTGCCCATTTCAACTCGTGGCCTATTGGAAATGTACAAGTTCGCATACAGATTTAAAGGTGGATTACAAATACAATTCACATTCCATGAGTTCTCCTACCCCGTTACTCAACGTAACTGTGGCAGTTCCTGTCGATGGTGGTGTGAAAAACCACCAATTAAAACCAGCGGCTCAGTG GTTGGCCGATTCAAACCGTGTGATTTGGAAGTTTACCGAGTTGTCCCAACATTCGGAAAATCATGGCGTCGGCTCGATGTTAGCTCGTTTCGAATTAGAAAACGGCCCCACTAACCCGGCCACGATTTCCGCCGCATTCAATTGTGAAGGTACCACTCTTTCAGGAATTGAGTTTCAGCTGGTGGGCACCGGGTATCGGCTATCTCTAGTCAAAAGGCGGTTTATATCCGGGAAGTATATTTGTGATGGCGATTTGAAGTATAGCTCGGGTACCGGGACGCCGTCCACTGGATCTGCGGCTGCGAGCACGGTCTCCTCGACCGGCGATCCAAACTGCTAG
- the LOC660969 gene encoding F-BAR domain only protein 2 isoform X3, protein MTVDFNDYFWGEKNNGFDVLYHNMKYGLVASKDLAELLRERSNIEENNSKLLAKFAKQAGSCCNQGTFAPLWQVLKTSAERLSALHMQMVQKVSDLVKEVNKYAEELHKKHKTVKEDESGTLESVQAMQNVTLMVQKCKDTYTQRGQELDKLRKDNASPKEIEKAELKMKKAQEEYKSYVEKYTVIKDEFEKKMSVTCKNFQELEVAHLGHMKEFLNSYAEVVEWTHEQMGKVHKEFRQQCLELTVDQLLEQFVRNKSTGLERPGIVDIEEALMSPTQDSESSKPSKREGFLRSRREKAKQKKSKKKVKDNVDTQSNKEEKSDMEEKDESQRTQPPPEPSAPELDEDGYVIRPNVPHSWNNEKGSFYSSSDSDTDDERERKIHVEIKPLNNGSAPMSASVDELRATVENLYLSPTGGAYGRRGSNLDNQDLAMKRSQSVSQQLGKPSSDLLGLNFVQSPNASNSSTPTSSHPYAPLQSPSQLALNSPTLSASSRYADLGDLLSEDGEAAPGGATKQPLRQTPTPTSGYMSIPRPPSRRSDPSRHINQSNISRADSISSLEFRTACVPVGVSRGPSPLTIGMADTIPLAVAFHEIVHSYFRGADETRCQVKMSGEMMLSFPAGIVTILANNPNPAKLVFRVKNTQRLVNILPNKQLVAIDNGQSSTDNLVLEFNMSALSALLKKQSEQNPSASYFNVDILKYQIKAKPGANSCPFQLVAYWKCTSSHTDLKVDYKYNSHSMSSPTPLLNVTVAVPVDGGVKNHQLKPAAQWLADSNRVIWKFTELSQHSENHGVGSMLARFELENGPTNPATISAAFNCEGTTLSGIEFQLVGTGYRLSLVKRRFISGKYICDGDLKYSSGTGTPSTGSAAASTVSSTGDPNC, encoded by the exons ATGACCGTCGACTTCAACGATTATTTTTGG GGCGAGAAGAACAATGGGTTCGACGTTCTATACCATAACATGAAATATGGCCTAGTTGCTAGCAAAGATCTTGCCGAATTGCTCAGAGAACG ATCAAACATTGAAGAGAACAACTCGAAACTACTTGCCAAGTTCGCCAAGCAAGCAGGAAGTTGTTGCAATCAAGGCACTTTTGCCCCATTATGGCAAGTCTTGAAGACCTCGGCGGAGCGTCTTTCGGCGCTCCACATGCAAATGGTGCAAAAAGTGAGCGACTTGGTCAAGGAAGTGAACAAATACGCCGAGGAACTTCACAAAAAACACAAGACTGTCAAGGAGGACGAATCTGGGACTCTGGAGTCGGTCCAGGCCATGCAGAATGTGACTTTAATGGTACAAAAATGCAAAGACACCTACACCCAGCGGGGACAGGAATTAGATAAGCTGCGCAAAGATAACGCCAGTCCGAAGGAGATAGAGAAAGCCGagttgaaaatgaaaaaagcgCAGGAGGAGTACAAATCCTACGTTGAGAAATACACAGTTATCAAAGACGAGTTCGAGAAGAAAATGTCAGTCACTTGTAAGAACTTCCAAGAGCTGGAAGTTGCCCATTTGGGCCATATGAAGGAGTTCTTGAATTCGTACGCAGAGGTCGTAGAGTGGACACACGAACAAATGGGGAAGGTCCACAAGGAGTTCAGACAGCAGTGTCTTGAGCTTACCGTGGATCAGTTGCTCGAACAGTTCGTTCGCAACAAATCCACGGGACTTGAAAGGCCAG GTATAGTTGATATAGAGGAGGCGCTGATGTCGCCCACGCAAGACTCGGAGAGTTCGAAACCATCTAAGCGCGAAG GGTTTTTACGTAGTAGGCGCGAAAAAGCTAAGCAAAAGAAATCCAAAAAGAAAGTCAAAGATAATGTAGATACTCAAAGcaataaagaagaaaaatcaGACAT GGAGGAAAAAGACGAATCTCAACGAACCCAACCACCACCGGAGCCAAGTGCTCCTGAACTGGACGAGGACGGTTACGTCATAAGACCAAACGTTCCTCATAGTTGGAATAACGAAAAAGGGAGTTTCTACTCCTCATCTGACTCCGATACAG ATGACGAACGCGAACGCAAAATCCATGTTGAAATAAAGCCTTTAAATAACGGTTCTGCACCTATGTCAGCTTCAGTAGATGAGTTGCGGGCAACAGTAGAAAATCTCTATTTATCACCGACTGGGGGCGCGTATGGCCGCCGCGGCTCTAATTTAGACAACCAAGATCTAGCAATGAAACGTTCCCAATCAGTCTCCCAACAACTCGGTAAACCCAGTAGTGACCTATTGGGTTTGAATTTTGTCCAAAGTCCCAACGCATCAAACTCCTCCACTCCAACAAGCTCCCATCCTTACGCTCCGTTGCAGAGCCCGTCTCAGTTGGCTTTAAACTCGCCAACACTTTCAGCGTCCTCGCGATATGCTGATTTAGGCGACTTGTTGTCTGAGGATGGTGAAGCTGCACCTGGAGGTGCAACCAAGCAGCCTTTGCGCCAAACTCCAACACCCACTTCCGGGTATATGTCGATTCCGAGACCGCCGTCTCGCCGGTCTGATCCTTCGCGACATATTAATCAAAGTAATATTTCACGAGCTGATAGTATTAGTAGTTTGGAATTCCGCACTGCTTGTGTTCCTGTGGGGGTCTCAAGGGGACCTTCGCCGCTTACCATTGGCATGGCTGACACAATTCCGTTAGCGGTCGCGTTTCACGAAATTGTTCATTCGTACTTCCGGGGAGCAGACGAGACCAG ATGTCAGGTGAAAATGTCGGGTGAGATGATGTTGTCGTTCCCTGCCGGTATTGTTACAATCCTCGCAAATAATCCGAATCCGGCTAAACTAGTCTTTCGGGTGAAGAACACCCAAAGGCTTGTAAATATATTACCTAATAAGCAACTAGTGGCTAT TGATAACGGACAATCATCAACTGATAATTTAGTCTTGGAATTTAATATGTCCGCTTTAAGTGCATTGTTAAAAAAGCAATCGGAACAAAACCCTAGCGCCTCGTATTTCAATGTAGACATATTAAAATACCAA ATTAAAGCAAAGCCTGGCGCGAATTCGTGCCCATTTCAACTCGTGGCCTATTGGAAATGTACAAGTTCGCATACAGATTTAAAGGTGGATTACAAATACAATTCACATTCCATGAGTTCTCCTACCCCGTTACTCAACGTAACTGTGGCAGTTCCTGTCGATGGTGGTGTGAAAAACCACCAATTAAAACCAGCGGCTCAGTG GTTGGCCGATTCAAACCGTGTGATTTGGAAGTTTACCGAGTTGTCCCAACATTCGGAAAATCATGGCGTCGGCTCGATGTTAGCTCGTTTCGAATTAGAAAACGGCCCCACTAACCCGGCCACGATTTCCGCCGCATTCAATTGTGAAGGTACCACTCTTTCAGGAATTGAGTTTCAGCTGGTGGGCACCGGGTATCGGCTATCTCTAGTCAAAAGGCGGTTTATATCCGGGAAGTATATTTGTGATGGCGATTTGAAGTATAGCTCGGGTACCGGGACGCCGTCCACTGGATCTGCGGCTGCGAGCACGGTCTCCTCGACCGGCGATCCAAACTGCTAG
- the LOC660969 gene encoding F-BAR domain only protein 2 isoform X2, protein MTVDFNDYFWGEKNNGFDVLYHNMKYGLVASKDLAELLRERSNIEENNSKLLAKFAKQAGSCCNQGTFAPLWQVLKTSAERLSALHMQMVQKVSDLVKEVNKYAEELHKKHKTVKEDESGTLESVQAMQNVTLMVQKCKDTYTQRGQELDKLRKDNASPKEIEKAELKMKKAQEEYKSYVEKYTVIKDEFEKKMSVTCKNFQELEVAHLGHMKEFLNSYAEVVEWTHEQMGKVHKEFRQQCLELTVDQLLEQFVRNKSTGLERPGIVDIEEALMSPTQDSESSKPSKREGNGNSDQSVPTHAKTSRRTTSLLNLFMSNSQGFLRSRREKAKQKKSKKKVKDNVDTQSNKEEKSDMEEKDESQRTQPPPEPSAPELDEDGYVIRPNVPHSWNNEKGSFYSSSDSDTDDERERKIHVEIKPLNNGSAPMSASVDELRATVENLYLSPTGGAYGRRGSNLDNQDLAMKRSQSVSQQLGKPSSDLLGLNFVQSPNASNSSTPTSSHPYAPLQSPSQLALNSPTLSASSRYADLGDLLSEDGEAAPGGATKQPLRQTPTPTSGYMSIPRPPSRRSDPSRHINQSNISRADSISSLEFRTACVPVGVSRGPSPLTIGMADTIPLAVAFHEIVHSYFRGADETRCQVKMSGEMMLSFPAGIVTILANNPNPAKLVFRVKNTQRLVNILPNKQLVAIDNGQSSTDNLVLEFNMSALSALLKKQSEQNPSASYFNVDILKYQIKAKPGANSCPFQLVAYWKCTSSHTDLKVDYKYNSHSMSSPTPLLNVTVAVPVDGGVKNHQLKPAAQWLADSNRVIWKFTELSQHSENHGVGSMLARFELENGPTNPATISAAFNCEGTTLSGIEFQLVGTGYRLSLVKRRFISGKYICDGDLKYSSGTGTPSTGSAAASTVSSTGDPNC, encoded by the exons ATGACCGTCGACTTCAACGATTATTTTTGG GGCGAGAAGAACAATGGGTTCGACGTTCTATACCATAACATGAAATATGGCCTAGTTGCTAGCAAAGATCTTGCCGAATTGCTCAGAGAACG ATCAAACATTGAAGAGAACAACTCGAAACTACTTGCCAAGTTCGCCAAGCAAGCAGGAAGTTGTTGCAATCAAGGCACTTTTGCCCCATTATGGCAAGTCTTGAAGACCTCGGCGGAGCGTCTTTCGGCGCTCCACATGCAAATGGTGCAAAAAGTGAGCGACTTGGTCAAGGAAGTGAACAAATACGCCGAGGAACTTCACAAAAAACACAAGACTGTCAAGGAGGACGAATCTGGGACTCTGGAGTCGGTCCAGGCCATGCAGAATGTGACTTTAATGGTACAAAAATGCAAAGACACCTACACCCAGCGGGGACAGGAATTAGATAAGCTGCGCAAAGATAACGCCAGTCCGAAGGAGATAGAGAAAGCCGagttgaaaatgaaaaaagcgCAGGAGGAGTACAAATCCTACGTTGAGAAATACACAGTTATCAAAGACGAGTTCGAGAAGAAAATGTCAGTCACTTGTAAGAACTTCCAAGAGCTGGAAGTTGCCCATTTGGGCCATATGAAGGAGTTCTTGAATTCGTACGCAGAGGTCGTAGAGTGGACACACGAACAAATGGGGAAGGTCCACAAGGAGTTCAGACAGCAGTGTCTTGAGCTTACCGTGGATCAGTTGCTCGAACAGTTCGTTCGCAACAAATCCACGGGACTTGAAAGGCCAG GTATAGTTGATATAGAGGAGGCGCTGATGTCGCCCACGCAAGACTCGGAGAGTTCGAAACCATCTAAGCGCGAAGGTAATGGCAATAGCGACCAGTCCGTGCCAACACATGCCAAAACTTCCCGCCGTACAACTTCCCTCCTCAATCTCTTCATGTCTAACTCCCAGG GGTTTTTACGTAGTAGGCGCGAAAAAGCTAAGCAAAAGAAATCCAAAAAGAAAGTCAAAGATAATGTAGATACTCAAAGcaataaagaagaaaaatcaGACAT GGAGGAAAAAGACGAATCTCAACGAACCCAACCACCACCGGAGCCAAGTGCTCCTGAACTGGACGAGGACGGTTACGTCATAAGACCAAACGTTCCTCATAGTTGGAATAACGAAAAAGGGAGTTTCTACTCCTCATCTGACTCCGATACAG ATGACGAACGCGAACGCAAAATCCATGTTGAAATAAAGCCTTTAAATAACGGTTCTGCACCTATGTCAGCTTCAGTAGATGAGTTGCGGGCAACAGTAGAAAATCTCTATTTATCACCGACTGGGGGCGCGTATGGCCGCCGCGGCTCTAATTTAGACAACCAAGATCTAGCAATGAAACGTTCCCAATCAGTCTCCCAACAACTCGGTAAACCCAGTAGTGACCTATTGGGTTTGAATTTTGTCCAAAGTCCCAACGCATCAAACTCCTCCACTCCAACAAGCTCCCATCCTTACGCTCCGTTGCAGAGCCCGTCTCAGTTGGCTTTAAACTCGCCAACACTTTCAGCGTCCTCGCGATATGCTGATTTAGGCGACTTGTTGTCTGAGGATGGTGAAGCTGCACCTGGAGGTGCAACCAAGCAGCCTTTGCGCCAAACTCCAACACCCACTTCCGGGTATATGTCGATTCCGAGACCGCCGTCTCGCCGGTCTGATCCTTCGCGACATATTAATCAAAGTAATATTTCACGAGCTGATAGTATTAGTAGTTTGGAATTCCGCACTGCTTGTGTTCCTGTGGGGGTCTCAAGGGGACCTTCGCCGCTTACCATTGGCATGGCTGACACAATTCCGTTAGCGGTCGCGTTTCACGAAATTGTTCATTCGTACTTCCGGGGAGCAGACGAGACCAG ATGTCAGGTGAAAATGTCGGGTGAGATGATGTTGTCGTTCCCTGCCGGTATTGTTACAATCCTCGCAAATAATCCGAATCCGGCTAAACTAGTCTTTCGGGTGAAGAACACCCAAAGGCTTGTAAATATATTACCTAATAAGCAACTAGTGGCTAT TGATAACGGACAATCATCAACTGATAATTTAGTCTTGGAATTTAATATGTCCGCTTTAAGTGCATTGTTAAAAAAGCAATCGGAACAAAACCCTAGCGCCTCGTATTTCAATGTAGACATATTAAAATACCAA ATTAAAGCAAAGCCTGGCGCGAATTCGTGCCCATTTCAACTCGTGGCCTATTGGAAATGTACAAGTTCGCATACAGATTTAAAGGTGGATTACAAATACAATTCACATTCCATGAGTTCTCCTACCCCGTTACTCAACGTAACTGTGGCAGTTCCTGTCGATGGTGGTGTGAAAAACCACCAATTAAAACCAGCGGCTCAGTG GTTGGCCGATTCAAACCGTGTGATTTGGAAGTTTACCGAGTTGTCCCAACATTCGGAAAATCATGGCGTCGGCTCGATGTTAGCTCGTTTCGAATTAGAAAACGGCCCCACTAACCCGGCCACGATTTCCGCCGCATTCAATTGTGAAGGTACCACTCTTTCAGGAATTGAGTTTCAGCTGGTGGGCACCGGGTATCGGCTATCTCTAGTCAAAAGGCGGTTTATATCCGGGAAGTATATTTGTGATGGCGATTTGAAGTATAGCTCGGGTACCGGGACGCCGTCCACTGGATCTGCGGCTGCGAGCACGGTCTCCTCGACCGGCGATCCAAACTGCTAG